The Hydrogenothermus marinus DNA segment GATGTGTTGTAAAAGTATTAAAACCTTCTATCACAGCATATTATGAAGAAAAGAAAAATTAAATATAGAGTTTGGCTTGAAGAAGATGGTGAGATAATTATAGGTATTGGTAGAGATGAGCTTTTAAAACAGATAGAGGAAACTGGTTCAATAAGAAAAGCAGCAGAAAATGTTGGTATATCTTATAAGAAAGCTCTTGAATATATAAAAGCAATGGAAAAAAGAACAGGGAAAAAACTTGTTGAAACATTTAGAGGAGGAAAAGAAGGAGGAGGTGCAAGATTAACTCCTTATGCAAAAAAACTTTCACAGGAGTTTGAAGATATAAAATCTAAATTTGATAAGCTAGTAAAAACATTAGAAAAAAATGGATAATCTTTTAAAAAAAAGACAGTTATACTTTGCATCTTTATTTTCTTCTTTTATTTATTTTGCTTTAATTATAATTTTAGTAGGAAAAATAAAGCCATATCCTATTAAAGACTTTTATATTTATATCTTAACAGCAACTAGTATCGTTATATTAATAACTGCTTTTTTTACTATAAAAGGGAAACTTTTAGATTTAAAAAGTTATAAATTATTTTTGATCTTAAATCATATACCTTTATTACTTGGCTTTTTATTAACTATTATTGGCAAAAATTATATTTATATTCTAAATGGATTTTTTATATTTTTAATTGGTTATATGATACTTATTCCAAGAGGTAAAAATGGATTATTTAAGAAAAATTGAAAACTGGAAAAAAGAAGGTAAAAAAATAGTTTTTACAAATGGATGTTTTGATATAATCCATGCTGGACATGTTGATTATTTAGAAAAAGCAAAAGCATTAGGAGATATTTTAGTAGTAGGATTAAACTCAGACAGTTCTATTAAAAGAATTAAAGGCAAAGATAGACCTATAAATCCACAAGAATATAGAAAAAAAGTATTACAAGCTTTAAAACCTGTAGATTTAGTAATAATATTTGATGAAGATACACCAGAAAGATTGATAAAAGAAGTAAAGCCAGATATTTTAGTAAAAGGTGGAGATTATACAATTAATACAATAGTTGGAGCTGATTTTGTTATGTCTTATGGAGGAAAAGTAAAAACTATAGATTTTGTGTATGATATTTCAACAACAAAAATTCTTGAAAAAGCAAGGAGCAAACAATAAATATAGGAATTCCTAACTGGCTTACTATTTTTAGGATATTTCTTGTACCTATTTTTATAATTTTTATAGGCTATAATAGACCTTTATATGCTCTTATAGTTTTTATTATTGCAGGACTTACAGATGCTTTAGACGGATATATTGCAAGAAAATTTAATATGATAACAAACCTAGGTAAGATTTTAGATCCAATAGCTGATAAAACCTTGCTTGTATCTGCATATATATTTATTTATAACTCTCATTTGGAGATTAAATTTCCATATTGGTTAGTTGTAATTATAATTAGTAGAGATATTTATTTACTTGCTGGTACCGCTTTTATCTATTTTTTCAAAGGAAGCGTAAAAGTTAAACCTTCTTTTTTTGGTAAAGCTACAACTTTTTTTCAGATATTATCTGTAATAGCTGTTCTTTTAGCTAATATTTTTATTTATTCTACATATATATTAGATATAATATTTTATATTACTGCAGGATTTACTTTATTGTCAGCAATTTTATATACAAGATATGGTTTAAATCAGCTTTAAAGGAGTAAATATGAATATTAAAACCCATAATAGAATAAATCAAACACTATCGGGAAAACCTATAAAAATAGAAGGCAAAAAAACAGCAGAAGTTTTACTTGAAACTACTGAAAGTATGATTGCTGATGATTTTGGCTTAATACATGGAGGTTTCATATTTTCTGCCGCTGATTATTGTGCTATGCTGACTATAAATCATCCGAATGTAGTATTAGCTAAATCTGAAGTTAAATTTTTAAAACCTGTAAAAGTAGGAGAAAAAGTTTTATTTAAAAGTAATGTTTTAAAACAAGAAAATAATAAGTTTGAAATAGAAGTTAACGGATATAAAAATGATGACAAAATATTTACAGGAAGATTTTACTGTGTAATAACAAAAAATCATGTTTTAAAAAATGGCTAAAAAAGAAATTATAAAGCAAATTGTTAAAAGCTTTTTTGATATTAAGTTTTGGGGTGTTATTTATGGAAATAATACTAGAGATATTGTTGATTTTTTAAGAGATTTGTTAGAAAAAGAATATATTGAGTATATTTATATTCCTGTAGATATAATAAATTTAGAAGAGGAAATAAAAAATTTAGTTATTAAAGATTACACAGTATTAATATTAGATCATGCAGAAAATATTATTCCTAAGGATTTAGAAAAACTTTATAAACTCTATAAACAAACTCAAAATTTAAATATTATTCTTGTTGGAAATTATAAATTAGAAGATAAATTAAAAAATTTAAAAAATAAAAATATATTCCAAAGTATAAATTATTTTTTAGAATATTCTGCAGATACAAATAAACCTAATAATAAAAACCAAAAAAGAGAGCAAAAACTAAAATTACCTAATATGAATAAAAAAACTTTTTTCTTTTTGGTTTTTAGTTTGATATTTGTAATTATAATTTATCTTTGGAATAATGAAAATAATCAAAAAAAGATTGAAAAAAACAAGCTAAAATCACTACCTCTAGAAAGCAAAGTTGAAAATAATATAGACATTGCAAAATTAGAAAAAAAAGATAATGATAATAATTATAAAACTTTAAATGATAAAGATATACTTTATAAAATATGCAATTATATAAATATTGAAGAAATTCCTACTTTCATAAAAGATTTTAACATAGAACATAAAGATAATAAGCGGATAAAACCTATAAAGGTTAAACAAATATATCCAGAGAAAAATTATTATATTTTGTACTTATTTACTTCCCATTCCTTAAAAAAGGCTAAAGAATTGAAAGAAATGTATGAAAAGATTTTAAATAAAAAAGTTGCTTTATTAAAGGTTAAACAAGGAAAGTATTATTCAGTAGCTTTATTATATGAAGGTTATAAAAAAGCAAAAAAAGAGAAAGAATACATAAAATCTAAACTAAACATAAAAGATATATTCTTAACAAAGAAAAAATGTAATTCTATAATTTTAGATTATTAAGGTATTAGTAAAATGAGAGATGATTTTTTTAAATTTTTTGGCTTAAGAGAAAATCCTTTTAAGTTAACGCCTGATCCTAGATATTATTTTTTGTCTAAAAAACATGAAGAAGCTATTTATGCTTTGCAATATTTATATCAATCAGAAGAAGGATTTGCAGTAATAATTGGGGAGCCAGGGACAGGAAAAACATTAACAGTTAGAAAATTTATAGATGAACTATCACGTAAATCAAAATATCCACAAGAAACAGAAGTTGCATATATTTTATTTCCTAATTTATCACCTGAAGAACTATTTTTAGCAATTTTAGAAGATTTAAAATTAAATATTCCAGATAATAATCAAAATATTTCAAAAAATAAACTTTTTTCAATTTTTAGAGATTATTTAATCCAGAAAAAAAATGAAGGAAAAAAAGTATTTATAATAATAGATGAAGCTCAAAATCTTCCTATTGAAACCTTAGAAGAATTAAGAATTTTATCTAATTTAGAGACAGAAAATGAAAAACTTCTTCAGATATTGCTTTTAGGACAACCGGAACTTGAGAAAAAACTAAATGATCCAAGATTAAGACAGTTAAAACAAAGAATAACCTTATTTATAAAGTTAGAACCTTTAAATGAAAAGGAGATTGAAGATTATATAAAATTTAGAATATCAAAAGCTACAGATAAACCTATAGATATTGATAAAAAAGCAGTTAAGTTAATAGAAAAATATTCAAAAGGAATTCCAAGAATTATAAATCAAATAATGGATAGAGCTTTAATAGCAGCATATATGGAGGAAAAGAGGAAAGTATCAATAGAGGAAATTAAGGCTGCTATAAAAAGCTTAAATCTAACTTTAAAGGAAAAAGATTCTAAAATACTTAAAATAACTATTCCTGTATTTTCTTTTTTTATAATTATTTTTTTAATAGTTGCATATGGTAATAAAGAGATATTTATTGATAAAAATAAATCAAAGATAGAAATATCTGAAAATTCAAAGCAAACAAAAAATTTACAAAATATACCCCAAGAAAATGAGGAAAAGCAGATAGAAAAAAAATACTACATTCTATATTTATTAGCTACACCAAATATAGAAGAAGCAAAAGCAAAAAAGACAAAATTTGAAAAAATGCTAAATAGAAAAATTTATTTACTTCAAGTAAAAGATGGAAAATATTATGCATTAGCTTTATTATTTGAAGATTTTGAAAAAGCAAAAAAAGAGAAAGAATACATAAAATCTAAACTAAATAAAAAAGATATATTCTTAACAAAGAAAAAATATAGTCCTGTAATATTAGAGTACTAATGAATGATATATTCCTAAATAAAAGAAAGAGGGAAAATCCCTCATGTTATATTAACGATCACTTAGTCTACAGGTAGAGCTACCATCATATCCAACGTTAACTTTACAATCGTAATCAGTGTCAATACTTGGGTTAAATGATTGATCAAAATGTACTTCACAAAGTTGACGCCTACACCTAGTATCCCCATATCCATAAACTGTTCCTGATGAATCTACTAAAATACTCGTTCCACAACCTCCACCACTAAATCCAACTCGCTTTATAGGAGAACGGCGATAAAATCCAGCCCTTGGACAGAAGACTGTTTCAGTATTATAAGTTCTACACTGACCTTCTGCACAAGAGATATAAACATTACAATCTCCGTCTGTATCTATTGAAGCTAAATCATAACTTGCTATTTGAGTACCACTACAACTATTATTATCATATAGAGTGATATTTTCTGGAGGAGCACTAATAGGAGGAATTTCACCTCGTGAGCTTGAAGATGTTCTCTGACATGAACCATTAAAGGAAACGCTATCTACATCATTACTAGTAGAATATCCAGATTTAATAAGAACAACATATTAAGAAATACAACTACTACTGCCACTTCCACCAGAACCTTCCCGTCTCTTCTTGAATCACTATGGACAGGACATATTCGGATTGTAAAGTTGTTGAACTTCTGAATCTGTTAAAGCACGGTTAAATATACGAACTTGGTCTATTGAACCAAATTTGTTATACCTATTATCAGCTCCCCATCCGAAAATATGGAACTTATCTCCTAATGTAGCATAAGAGTTAAGAGGTCTTCCTTGTTGTTTAGATAGAGCTTGTGGATTACCATTTATCCATAGTTTATCTGCGGTAACATCTCCTTCGTGGAACTCTGCAACGACATGAACCCATCGTGTAGTGCTAAATGGATTCCAGCTTATTCCATATACATCACTATTTGAAGTATTAAAACCAAAAGGTCCTGAGCGAGATGGCAACCACAAATCATATAAGTAAAATCCAATAGGCATTACACTATTTCTTCCGCTCCATTTTGCCCAAAATGATATTGTAATTATATTTCCTGAATAATTTAAAGGAATATTTATTTTTCCACCTCTTGATTTGGCCGCTTGTCCAAATTTACCTGTCACCCAGCTTACACGACCAGATATAGTCCCATTATAAGTTCCACTTGCGTCATTGGCATTTCCATCAAGTTTAAATAATGCTATTTCGCTACCATCACAGAAAAAATCCACATTATTAAAACATCCAGGTATACAGCTACTACCACTGCTACCACCACTACTACCACCGCCACTACTACCACCAGACCCACTACCAGAGCCGCCTCCTGCAGTAGAGCAGTCAGGATCATTTACAATTAAAGGAAGTATTTTTGTATCTGTCCTACTTCCACCACAAGAAGATGCAGTTATAGTTATAGAGCAGGTATCAGCATCACAAGTATTATTTGAATCTGTGCCAATAGTTCCTGTTATCTTTCCATCAGATCCAATAGTTAATCCATTTAATAAGTTAGCGTTAGTGCTACAATTTCCTATAGTCCCTGAAAAGGTATAAGTCCCATCTCCACCTGTAGCATAAACTTGAGCATTATAAGAAGACCCTTGTAAAGTAGAAGGTAAAGAAGTAGTAGTAATTTCAACAGGTATATGTTTCACAGGTATAGTAAAATCTTTTGATACACTATATCCAGCATCATCTGTTACTGCTACCGTAAATGTAATATCTCCATTTATACATTTATCAAGGGTGCCAGATATAGAGCCATCAGAATTTAAAGTTAATCCATGTCCAATACTGCCAGTCCAAGTATAAGGAGGCTTTCCACCTTCAGCCTGAAGTTGATAATTATAGGATTGTCCTTCTGTTGCCTCTGGCAGAGGATTTTCTGTAATTATATGTAAAGGTTGACAACCTAAAGATGCCTTAGTTTGTAATTCATAAACATTTACCCATTTTACTATATCATCATAATCTTCAGGTCTATTCATATCAGATGGGAAATTATCTATATTCTTTGTTCCATAATCATAAACATTTATTGTTGTAGCAGAAGAAACTTTTACTACCCAAAAAGGTTTAGAAGGTGGTTGTTCTACTATAGAAAGAGAAGAATTACCAGTTTGAATATTATAATTAGCACCACCACTAACAACCAAAAATGCCACATTTTGTATTTCTTGAAATGAAGAACATGTTGCATCTTTACAAATATGAATAATGATATTTGTGCTATTTACCCCACAAGAATTAGAAGCAGTTTCATCATAAATATATAAAAGTTCTTTTGTATAAGCATCTTTATTTCTTTTTACTGCCTGTAATAATTCATCTGAGTTTGAAGGAAGGCGTTTATGAGTGTTTGCATAACTTATTATTCCTTCTACTGCTGCATTTACAATTTCCTTACTTTCTTCATATTTAGCTTTTTTTGTTAATACACTAAAGGTAGTTACACCAATAGATAGTAAAATACCTATTATAACTAAAATCATTGCAAGTTCTATTAATGAAAAGCCTTTTATTTTATTCATGGCTATAAACCTCTAAATAATTTAAAATTTATAACATCTTAAAATAAGCTTATCTAATTCCGTATATCTTTAAAACATTAATCCTATTTTTTACTATCTTTCTTAAATTATCACTTATATCTAAACTTAATATCTCTTTATATATATTAACGGCTTTTTCATAATTTCCTTTTATATCTAATATTCTTGCATAAGAGTAAGCTATTAAACTATCATTTGGCCTCATTTTATATGCCTTTTCATAATAAGTTAAAGCATCTTTTAAATGTCCAGTTTTCTCATAAAATAAACCTTTTAAATATAAACATAAATATTTTTGATTTTTCTGACAATATTTATTTAATATTTCTTCTGCTGTAGAAAATTTTTGAAATTTGAGTAAAAGAGCTACTGTTTTTGTAAATATTTTTGGCTTTTCATAAATTTTATATTTACTAATTGCTTGCTGTAATTTTTCTATATCTCCATTAACTATTAATAAATATACTAAATTAGAGGCTACTTTATCGTAAAACCTGTTATTTAAAACAAATTCATATTCTTTTATTGCTTTTTCTATTTGATTATTTCTTATATAGCTATCAGCCAAATATATATGTTCCCAAAGCTCCGATTCTGTTCTTTCTTTTTTTACTATTGGTGGAGGGACTGATTGGAAACTCTTAATTAAATCCTGATTTGAGATTTTATTTATATTTTTATTATTAGGTGATATAGGGGGTTTTACAGATAGTTTTTTATTGTTTGATATTGATGATTGTTTATTTTCAATTTTTACATTATCTTCTTTTTCAGTTGTTTTTAAGCTTTTATTTTGTTGTAAATCCTCTTTCTTTTCCATCTCAAGAGTATTATTAACTTCCTTTGTTTTTATATTATTTTGAATGTTAGTATTATTTTTACTATTATCATTAATTCCTAATGTTTTATATTTTTGGTAAGTATTATTAGCATTGCTTAAATAAGTTTGCTTTGTTTCTGATTTTAAAAATTCTAATCCTAATAAAGCAAAAATACCTGTAATTACAACTAAACCTGTTAAAATAAGTAAATTTTTATATTTTTGTAGAAAAATACGATTATCTTCTTTTTTTAAATTAGGAGGTAATACAGTATTTTCATTATTTGCTTTATCTTTTCTTTTTAATTTTTTTAAAGCTTCTATTATTAAGCTCATTCTACACCCTTAATAATGCGAGGTATTAGAAATATTATTAACTCTTTTTTCTGTTTTGATACAGATTTTTGTTTAAATAAATTGCCAACATAAGGAATATCTCCAAGTAAAGGTACTTTTTTCTCATCAGTTTGTTTATCAGTACTTATAAGTCCACCTATTATTACAGTGTTTCCATCTTCTACTCTTACTACAGTTCCAGCTTCTTTAAGCTCTATTATTGGTGCCTGAGCTACTACCTGATTATTATCTAAAAGCTGTTTTTCTCCTCTTATTTTTGTTGAAACAGGAATTATATTCAATGTAATAGTTCCATCATCATTTATAAATGGTGAAACTCCTAAAAGGATACCATCTAAAACTGAAGATCTTACATAAGTTACTTGCTGTTGAGAAGTTCCTGTTGTAGCTAATGTATTTATCTGTTTTTCCCAGTAAGGTGTTACTGTTCCTGTAGATATAAGAGCATTTTGGCCATTTAAAACTCTAATCCTTGGACTTGATAATGTCTCAACTTTTCCTGTTTGTGCAAGAGCATTTAATATTGCATTAAAATGAAGTCCAGTAACTACTAATTGTCCTGCTGAATTAGGTAAAGCTAATGTTTGGCTTAATGTTATAGTTCTGTTATCTCCAAAAGTTTTAGCAAATAAAGCTGACCAATCTATTCCATAACTCCAACTATCATTTAGATAAACCTCTACTATTTTTGCTTCAATTAATACCTGTTTTTGCAGTTCTTTTTTTAATTTTTGTAAAAATTTTTCAATTCTTTTTATATTCTTAACTTTGTCCGTAACAATTAATGTACCAGTCATTCTATTAAAAGTGTATTTACCATTGTTTGAGAGAAGATTTTTTATATTTTCTTCAAACTGACTATAAAAATCACCTAAATCAGTATCTTTTTCATATTTCAAAGAAAAATTTCCTGTTAATGTCCCACCACTACTATATCCTCCACCACCATATCCTCCTACACCTCCAACTTGTCTACCAAAACCACCACCTCCACTTGTACCTATACTCCCAAGAACATCTCCTCCTAAATCAACATTATAGCTTGATAAAGCCTGAATATAAGGGATATAAAATATTTTTGTTTCTGTAGATTTTATATATAGGATATTATTTTTTTCTTTATAACTTATATCTGCTAAATCTCTAATTATATCAAGTGCATCTTTTGCAATAACATTATTTAGATTTAAAGTTATCTGCTGGTTTATATCTACATCAGGGGAAACTACAAGATTCATACCTAAATCATTTGCAATTGAGTATAAAACTTGCTTTAAAGGAGCATTTATAGCATTTATAGTAATTCTTTTTTCTTTTAGAGGATCTATTTTTTCATATCCAGTAATTAAATCTGTTGGTGAAGGAGGCGGTGGTATATGCTTAGGTTGATTATTTTCATATATATAAGAACTTTGTTGTGAATTGGTTTTAAACTGCTTTTGCTGATTAATTTCTACAGTTTTAGCAGTATTTTTAGTACTACATCCTGCAAACATAAAAGTTAATATTAAGCTAAATATACCTAAAACCTTTACTTTATAATATAAATCCATCTTTTACCCCATTCTCCTTCTAATAAAATACGATCTTTTTCAATTTTAATTATTTTTTCTTGATTAGAAATAAAATCACCCTCTGTAAATAGTTTTCCATTTATTAAAACATATTTTTTATTAACTCCTATATAAATAAATGAAATTTTGTAATTTGGAAGATTCTGCTGTTTTTTTACTAAATTTTTAGGTTGCTTTATTTGATTATATTGAGGATTATTATCAGTTTTTGCAGGATATATGGCATCAATAATTTTTACTATTTCATTTACTGAAATAAAAGTAATTTTAGTAGGAGCTTTTTTGATGGAAGCAATTTTATATTGTAAATTAGTATCCCCCCAGAATATTTGAAGTATATATGTTTTTAAATATATATAAGAAAGTATAAATAATATGGATATTATAAATGGCAAAATTAACATAAAAATATGATTTTTCCCTATATTTAAAGCTTTTATATAAATTCTTAAATCCATATTTTATTCCATATAAGGCTGTTTTAGAGTAATTTCCATATATTTTCTTTCGTTGGTTATATGAAGTTTATTAATTGAGATTACAGGAGAAATGTTTCTTAGCATATAAGTTATTAAATTTTTTAGTTCTTCTTTATCTAAATTTAGTTGTAAATTTGCTTTTGCTTCAATAAATTTTGATTTATCTTTTATATATTCTATTGTTAGTGGATATTTATCTTTTAAGTTTTGTAAGAAAAGTAAACAGATATTATAAGCTTCCTCTTTGTTTACAGTTTTTAAATTTAATTTTTGAACTAAATTTTTAATTTGCTCTTTTTCTTTTAAAGAAATTCTTAATTCTCTTTGATATTTAACAAGGTTCTCTTTTTCATTTGACAATCTATTTTCAATATCTATTAATGAAAGGAATAAGATTATTATAAATGACAAAACTATTGTAAGAAAAAAATATAAAATATATATTACTCTCATAAATTACCTCTTACATTTAGAAATATAGTAGCTTCTAATTTATTAATATCAAATTTTGAGTTATCTGTAATACTATAATCCTTAGATATAGCTTTTAATTTTTCATAAAATCTTTTTTTAAAATTATTTATCTCTAAAAGATTGCTAAACTTAATTTTATCTCTTATTGAAATCTCAAAACTGTTATCTTTAACTTGAGAGTCTATGTAATTAAATTTATGTAAACTTAAAATAGGGAAAACTTTCTGTAAAGCAATAATAGCATTCTTAGTTTGAGCATCATTTATTAATTTTAAATAATTAGTATAGTAAATACTTTTTTTCTCACTAAACCCAGAGACTTTCATTAAACCTTTTATATAACTTTGCTTTATCTTTTCTTCTAAAGTTGATATCTCTTGTTGTTTTTTTTGAATATCTTTAAATTTTAAAATAGGAAAAATAGATAATATAAATATTAAAAAGATTAAAATCCTTATTAAAACCTTTGATATTTTATAAAAATTTTTATCATGAATATATTTTGCTGGTCTAATATCATGTTCAGATTTATCAATGAAAAGATTTCCTATATTAATTATATTTTGTTGAAAATCTTCTCCAGAGCAGTTTTCCAAAAATCCTTGATAGGTTAAACTACATAAAGGTAATTTTGCAAAATTAAAGATTAAATTAGCTAATTCTTCCGACTGGGATTCTAATCCGGAAATAATAATTTTATCTATTTTAATAGATATAGATTGTCTTATATAATTGAAAGTAAGGTTTATATTTTCATAAAGAAAATTAATATAGCTTTCTGAAGGATAAGAAATATGAGAAGGAATCTCAATAGTTCTAAAATATTTTAAGTTTTCATTTTCATTAAGAACTATTATTAGTTGACTTTTATCTGAATAAATATGAAGGGTATTTTTTTCTTTAAAAAATTTTTTAGAAATAGAAAAAATAGAAAATATTGGCAAACTAAATAACTCTATATATAGATTTTTATCTTCTAAATTAAGTTCTTTAAAAATAGAATAAGGAATCAAATATATATTATATATTTCTCTATCTGTTTCAACATTATTTAAAATAGGAATATATTTGAATTTATTTAAATCTATATCCTGATTTTTTAATTTAGCTTCTATAAGAACTTCTTTTGTTTTTTTATCTTTAACTAAAGGTATTTCTACTCTTGTATTTTCTATATTAAAAAAGCTATAATTGACAAAATTTTTATAATTTTTGTCAATTAAATTAGCAACTTTATTATTTTCTTTTAAAGAAATAAGTTCCTTTTTTAAAAATCTATATCTGTTTCTGTTTTTTTTCAGATAAACTATATTTATTAAATTTTTATAAATATAAATTGATTTAAACATATGTTTTCACTTTTTATTTATTTTATTTAAAATGATATATACTATAAAAAAATAAATCAAGGACTTATATTTATGCCTGAAAGAAAACCTATAGGACAGCTTTTAAAAGAAGAAGGATATATTACAGAAAAGCATATAAAAATAGCATTAGAAATACAAAAAATAAGAGGTGGTCTTTTAGGAGAAATTTTAGTTGAACTTTCTTTTGTTTCTCCAAAAGAAATATCTCAAGCAATTGCAAAACAAGCAAATAAACCTTATATTGATTTATCCCAGTATCCACCAACTAAAGAAGCACTTAAAAGTTTACCTAAGGAAGTAGCTAAACAACTTGAAGTTATACCTTTTGATATTTCTGAAAAAAGTGTAAAAATAGCAATCTCAAATCCTTACGATATAAATGCTATAGATATATTAAAAAGAAGATATAAAAATTTAGAGATTGAATTTTATGTTGCAGATAAAGAAAGTATCTTAAAAACTATAGAAGTTTATTACTATTTACTTGAAAATCCTATAGAAAAAGAGATAGAAAAAATTGTTCAAGAAGCAGTAAGCACAGGTACTACTACTCAAATTCCAAAATTATTTGATTTAATATTAGATAATGCCATTTTGAATAGAGCTACTGATATACATATATCACCTGAAAGTGTTGCATCTCATGTATTTTATAGAATAGATGGAATTATGACCCATTTTAATGCTATACCTTTAAATCTACATTCAAGTTTAGTTTCAAGAGTAAAAATACTTGCTGGTTTAGATATAGCAGAACAAAGACTTCCTCAAGATGGTTCTTTTTCACATGAATTCTTTGAAGAAGAATATGATTTTAGAGTTTCGACAGTTCCTACTGCTTTTGGAGAAAATGTTGTTATAAGAATTTTATCTAAAAATATTTCTTTATTTAACTTAAGAAGTTTAGGCTTTGAAGAAGATATTTATGAAAAGATAGAAAATCAGTTTTTAAAACCTCAAGGTATAATATTAGTTACAGGTCCGACAGGTTCTGGTAAAACAACTACCCTTTATGCTGCTTTAAGAAGGATTAATGCTATTGAAAAAAATATTCTTACTGTAGAAGATCCTATAGAATATAAATTTCCATTTATTAAACAAACACAAGTTAACGAAAAAGCAGGTTATACATTTGCAAGAGCTATAAGATCATTTTTAAGACAGGATCCTGATGTGATTTTAGTAGGTGAGATTAGAGATGAAGAAACTGCAGAAATGGCAATAAGAGCATCAATTACTGGTCATCTTGTTTTATCTACATT contains these protein-coding regions:
- a CDS encoding winged helix-turn-helix domain-containing protein gives rise to the protein MKKRKIKYRVWLEEDGEIIIGIGRDELLKQIEETGSIRKAAENVGISYKKALEYIKAMEKRTGKKLVETFRGGKEGGGARLTPYAKKLSQEFEDIKSKFDKLVKTLEKNG
- the rfaE2 gene encoding D-glycero-beta-D-manno-heptose 1-phosphate adenylyltransferase, which translates into the protein MDYLRKIENWKKEGKKIVFTNGCFDIIHAGHVDYLEKAKALGDILVVGLNSDSSIKRIKGKDRPINPQEYRKKVLQALKPVDLVIIFDEDTPERLIKEVKPDILVKGGDYTINTIVGADFVMSYGGKVKTIDFVYDISTTKILEKARSKQ
- the pgsA gene encoding CDP-diacylglycerol--glycerol-3-phosphate 3-phosphatidyltransferase, which gives rise to MPNWLTIFRIFLVPIFIIFIGYNRPLYALIVFIIAGLTDALDGYIARKFNMITNLGKILDPIADKTLLVSAYIFIYNSHLEIKFPYWLVVIIISRDIYLLAGTAFIYFFKGSVKVKPSFFGKATTFFQILSVIAVLLANIFIYSTYILDIIFYITAGFTLLSAILYTRYGLNQL
- a CDS encoding hotdog domain-containing protein: MNIKTHNRINQTLSGKPIKIEGKKTAEVLLETTESMIADDFGLIHGGFIFSAADYCAMLTINHPNVVLAKSEVKFLKPVKVGEKVLFKSNVLKQENNKFEIEVNGYKNDDKIFTGRFYCVITKNHVLKNG
- a CDS encoding ExeA family protein, translated to MRDDFFKFFGLRENPFKLTPDPRYYFLSKKHEEAIYALQYLYQSEEGFAVIIGEPGTGKTLTVRKFIDELSRKSKYPQETEVAYILFPNLSPEELFLAILEDLKLNIPDNNQNISKNKLFSIFRDYLIQKKNEGKKVFIIIDEAQNLPIETLEELRILSNLETENEKLLQILLLGQPELEKKLNDPRLRQLKQRITLFIKLEPLNEKEIEDYIKFRISKATDKPIDIDKKAVKLIEKYSKGIPRIINQIMDRALIAAYMEEKRKVSIEEIKAAIKSLNLTLKEKDSKILKITIPVFSFFIIIFLIVAYGNKEIFIDKNKSKIEISENSKQTKNLQNIPQENEEKQIEKKYYILYLLATPNIEEAKAKKTKFEKMLNRKIYLLQVKDGKYYALALLFEDFEKAKKEKEYIKSKLNKKDIFLTKKKYSPVILEY
- a CDS encoding putative Ig domain-containing protein codes for the protein MNKIKGFSLIELAMILVIIGILLSIGVTTFSVLTKKAKYEESKEIVNAAVEGIISYANTHKRLPSNSDELLQAVKRNKDAYTKELLYIYDETASNSCGVNSTNIIIHICKDATCSSFQEIQNVAFLVVSGGANYNIQTGNSSLSIVEQPPSKPFWVVKVSSATTINVYDYGTKNIDNFPSDMNRPEDYDDIVKWVNVYELQTKASLGCQPLHIITENPLPEATEGQSYNYQLQAEGGKPPYTWTGSIGHGLTLNSDGSISGTLDKCINGDITFTVAVTDDAGYSVSKDFTIPVKHIPVEITTTSLPSTLQGSSYNAQVYATGGDGTYTFSGTIGNCSTNANLLNGLTIGSDGKITGTIGTDSNNTCDADTCSITITASSCGGSRTDTKILPLIVNDPDCSTAGGGSGSGSGGSSGGGSSGGSSGSSCIPGCFNNVDFFCDGSEIALFKLDGNANDASGTYNGTISGRVSWVTGKFGQAAKSRGGKINIPLNYSGNIITISFWAKWSGRNSVMPIGFYLYDLWLPSRSGPFGFNTSNSDVYGISWNPFSTTRWVHVVAEFHEGDVTADKLWINGNPQALSKQQGRPLNSYATLGDKFHIFGWGADNRYNKFGSIDQVRIFNRALTDSEVQQLYNPNMSCP
- a CDS encoding tetratricopeptide repeat protein; amino-acid sequence: MSLIIEALKKLKRKDKANNENTVLPPNLKKEDNRIFLQKYKNLLILTGLVVITGIFALLGLEFLKSETKQTYLSNANNTYQKYKTLGINDNSKNNTNIQNNIKTKEVNNTLEMEKKEDLQQNKSLKTTEKEDNVKIENKQSSISNNKKLSVKPPISPNNKNINKISNQDLIKSFQSVPPPIVKKERTESELWEHIYLADSYIRNNQIEKAIKEYEFVLNNRFYDKVASNLVYLLIVNGDIEKLQQAISKYKIYEKPKIFTKTVALLLKFQKFSTAEEILNKYCQKNQKYLCLYLKGLFYEKTGHLKDALTYYEKAYKMRPNDSLIAYSYARILDIKGNYEKAVNIYKEILSLDISDNLRKIVKNRINVLKIYGIR